GGTCTCGACGTCGAAGACGGCGCCGGGGCGCGTGACGACGTCGGCGACGGTCTGGGCCGCGCGCCGCAGGGGTGTGCGGTGCAGCAGCGTGTCGACGGCGCGGCCGGCGACGAACCGCGCCTTGCCCTCGGGCGTGGTGACCTGTGCGCCCAGCGACTTCCCGAAGTCGCCCACGAGCCGCTTGGCGACGAGCTGGAGCAGCACCGTGTTGTCGCCCTCGAAGGTGGCGTACACGTCGAGGTCGGCGCGCAGCGACGTGATGCGGTTCTCGGTGAGGAACCCGGCGCCGCCGCAAGCCTCGCGGCACTCCTGGAGGGTGTCGAGCGCGAACGCGGTGGAGGTCGCCTTCATGGCCGCGGCCATGGTCTCCAGGTCCGCGCGCTTGTCCTCGGTGTCCTCGCGCCCGCTGAAGACGTCGTCGAACAGGTCGAGCAGCCGCTCGTGCGCGTAGTGCAGCGCGTACGTCTCGGCGATGCGCGGGATGAGCCGACGGCGGTGGGTCGCGTAGTCGAGCAGCACGACCTCCTCGTCCGGGGTGGCGGCCGCGAACTGGCGGCGCACGGAGCCGTACCGGACGGCGATCGCCAGGCCGATGCGCGAGGCGGTGCCGGCGGCGCCGTCGAGCGAGACTCGGCCCTGGACCAGGGCCCCCAGCATCGTGAAGAACCGGCGGCCCGGGCTGGCGATCGGCGAGGTGTACGTGCCGTCCTCGGCGACCTGGCCGTACCGGGCCAGCAGGTTCTCCCGCGGCACGCGCACCTGGTCGAACCAGAGGCGGCCGTTGTCGATGCCGCGCAGCCCGCCCTTGAGGCCGTCGTCCTCGCCGCCGACGCCCGGCAGGAACTCCCCGTCGCTGCTGCGGATCGGCACGTAGAAGCAGTGCACGCCGTAGTCGACGCCGCCCGTGACGAGCCGCGCGAACACCGTGGCGGCCAGTCCGTCCTCGGCACCGTTGCCGAGGTAGTCCTTCCACGCCCCGCGGAACGGGGTGTGGATCACGAACTCCTGCGTGTCCGGGTCGTACGTCGCGGTGGTGCCGACGGCGGCGACGTCGGAACCGTGGCCGGTCTCCGTCATGGCGAACGCGCCGGGGACGGACAGGTCCATCGCGCCCGGCAGCCAGCGGTCCTGCTGCTCGGGGGTGCCGAGCTGCCAGATCGCGGAGGCGAACAGGCCCCACTGCACCCCGGCCTTGATCTGCAGCGACGGGTCACCGATCGCCAGCTCCTCGAACCCGGCCAGGTTGGCGCCGGGCGAGCCGCCGCCGCCTAGCCGTTCCGGGAAGCCCAGCCAGACCTGGTGCCGCGGGTCCTCGGCGAGCTGGTGGCACTGTGCGAGCACCCGCTTGCGGTGCTCCGCCATCGAGAGGGACTCGTCCTTCCAGAACCGCGGCTCGGCGGCGTGGGCGCGCGCGGCGGAGCGCCACTGCGGCCAGCGGCCCAGGAGGGAGTCGTGCAGGGCCGTGACGTCGATCCGCGGGCCGGGCCGGGCGGGCCCGGTGGTCGCGGTGGCCGCGGCGGGTGCCGGTGCGGGTGCGGCGGCGGTCTCGGGGCGGTCGGCCGCCGGGGCCGCCGCCTGCGTCGTCGGGTCAGAGGTGGTGGTCATCGTCGGATCCCCTGGGTCGTGGCGTGGGTCGTGGCGTGGGTCGGGAGATGGTTCGTGGCGTGGTCGGTCGGGTGCAGCACTCCGACGGGGCCCCGCCAGAGCCAGAGCGTCACGTGCTCCGTCAGCTCCTCGCGGGTCAGCGTCGTCGTGCCCGCCTCGCGGTGGCCGAGCCACCACTCGCCGGCGCCGCGCACGTGCCCGACGGCGCCGGCAGCCCAGGCCGCGGCGACGTCGTCGGGCACGCCCGCGAGCTCGGCGAAGGGACGGGCGACGATCTCGATCACGGAGTCGAGGTAGGCCGCCAGCGGCGCCTCGCCGCCGGGCAGGTCGTCGGGCTCCGGCTCGACGCCCGCGATGGAGGTGCGGGTGACGAACCAGTAGACGCGGGGCGAGTGCTCGATCATCTCGAGGTACACCCGCACCATCGCGCGGAGCCCGCCGAGCGGGGTCGGCGCGTCGGCCGCGGCACGCACGAGGGCGTCGTGCATGTCGCCGACGACGGCGGTGGCGACCGCGAGGCGCAGCCCTGCCTTGTCGGCGAAGTAGCGGTACACGATCGACTTCGAGGTGCCGGCAGCGGCGGCGATGTCGTCCATCGACACCCCCGGGCCGTGCCGGTGGACGGCCTTGCGGGCGGCGTTCACCAGCTCCGCGCGGCGGGCGGCGCGGTGGTCGTCCCATCGCGTCGAGCGTCCGTCCTGGTCACGCGTCATCGCGTTCTCCTGTGTCTGAGAGGAGTGCCGGTTCGTCCTGTGACCCGGCTCACGAGACTCACGGTATCAGGTACTCTGAGTCTCAGGTCAGACTTGCCCCACCACGAGGGGCGGCGGGACGATCAGCGAGGATCGCCTCCCGGACTCCGCACGAGCGAAGGAACGACGCAGTGGCCACACGCTCCCCCCGACCGACGCACCCTCCTGTCCGCGACGCGGTGGTGGTCGGCGGCAACCGCATCCCGTTCGCCCGGGCCGGCAAGGCCTACGGCGACGCCTCCAACCACGAGCTGCTGACGGCGGCGGTCGAGGGCCTGGTGGCCCGGTTCGGCCTGCAGGGCGAACGGCTCGGCGAGGTCGTGGCCGGCGCCGTGCTCAAGCACTCCCGGGACTTCAACCTGGTGCGCGAGTGCGTGCTCGGCTCCTCGCTGTCGCCGCAGACGCCCGCCTACGACGTGCAGCAGGCCTGCGCGACCGGGCTCGAGGCCGCCATCGCGGTGACCAACAAGATCAAGCTCGGCCAGATCGACTCCGGCATCGCCGGAGGCACCGACACCATCTCCGACGCCCCCGTCGCGGTGAGCGACGGGCTGCGCCGCGCGCTGCTCGACGCCTCGCACGCCAAGACCCTGCAGGGGCGACTCAAGGCCCTGGCAAAGCTGCGGCCCGCCGACCTCAAGCCGCTCACCCCCGCCACCGACGAGCCGCGCACCGGCCTGTCCATGGGCGAGCACCAGGCCGTCACCACCGCCCGCTGGGGCGTCTCCCGCGAGGACCAGGACCAGGTCGCGCTCGCCTCCCACCAGAACCTGGCGCGCGCCTGGGACGAGGGCTTCTTCGACGACCTGGTCACCCCGTTCCGCGGCCTGACCCGCGACGACAACCTGCGGCCGGACACGTCGCTGGAGAAGCTGGGCACGCTGCGCCCGGTGTTCGGCAAGGCGCTGGGCACGGCCGAGCCCACCATGACGGCGGGCAACTCGACGCCGCTGACCGACGGCGCCTCCGCCGTCCTGCTCGCCTCGCGCGAGTGGGCCGCCGCGCACGACCTGCCCGTGCTCGCGCGGTTCGTGGACGCCGAGACCGCCGCCGTCGACTTCGTCCACGGCCACGAGGGCCTGCTCATGGCCCCCGCCCACGCCGTGCCCCGGCTGCTGGCCCGCAACGGGCTCAAGCTCGGCGACATCGACTTCTTCGAAATCCACGAGGCGTTCGCCTCCACGGTGCTCACCACGCTCGCCGCGTGGGAGGACGACGAGTACTGCCGCACCGAGCTGGGCCTGCCCGGCGCGCTCGGCCCGGTGGACCGCGCGAAGATCAACGTCAACGGGTCCTCGCTGGCCGCGGGCCACCCGTTCGCCGCCACCGGCGGGCGCATCCTCGCCGCCGCCGCCAAGCTCGTCTCCCAGCGGGCCGCGGCCACCGGCAAGCCCGCCCGCGCGCTGATCTCCGTGTGCGCGGCCGGCGGCCTCGGCGCGACCGCGCTGATCGAGTCGGTCTGAGGGGGGCGACGATGACCGACATGTACACGAAGGCCGTCAACACCGGCCTCGGCAAGACCGTCGCCGCGAAGCTCGGCCTGCCGCGCCCCGCGCTGCTGCGCCGCCACCAGCCGGGTGCGACGCTCACGGTGGGCCCGGTCCTGCTGGTCGCCGACGCCGCGAGCGCCACGACCGCCACCGCCGTCGGCGGCGTGCTGCGCGGGTGGGGACTGGACGTCACCGACCGGTTCGAGGGTTCGGTGCCGGATCGTGGGCCCGAGCCCACGAACGGACACCCGACCCACGAATCGGTCGCGGCTGCCGAGGGTGAGACCCGCTGGGGTGCCATCGTGCTGGTGGTCAGCGAGGTGGCTCGCCCTGCGGACGCCTCCGCGGCGGTGCTCGCGCTGCCGAAGGCGCTCAAGCGGCTCGCGCCGCACGGGCGCGTGGTCACCGTCTCGCGGGCCGCGGCCCCGGGTGACGCCCCGGAGCTCGCGGCGGCACGGCGCGGGTTCGACGGGTTCCTCCGGTCGCTCGCCAAGGAGCTACGGGCGGGGGCGACGGGCAACGGCATCGTGCTCGCCGACGGCATCCCCGCCGACCACCCGTCGGCTCGCGCGGCCCTGCGGTTCTTCCTCTCGGCGAAGAGCGCGTTCGTGGACGGCCAGCTCCTGACCGTGGGCAGCGCGGACGCCGGGCACGTCGAGAGCGCCCAGGCGTGGGAGCGCCCGCTGGAGGGCAAGGTCGCCGTCGTCACCGGGGCCGCCCGCGGCATCGGCGCCGCCATCGCCAAGACCCTCGCGCGCGACGGCGCCACCGTCGTCTGCGTCGACGTGCCCGCCGCGGGCGAGGGCCTGGCCCGCACCGCCAACGCCGTCCGCGGCACCGCGCTCCAGCTCGACGTCACCGCGCCCGACGCCGGTGAGCGCATCATCGAGCACGCCCGCACCCGCCACGGCCGCCTCGACGTCGTCGTGCACAACGCCGGCATCCTGCGCGACAAGCTGCTGGCCAACATGGACCCCGCGCGCTGGGACTCCGTCGTCGCGGTCAACGTCGAGGCGCAGCTGCGCATCAACGAGGCGCTCCTCGCGGCCGCCGCACGCGGCGACGTCGACGGGCTGCGCATCGTCTCGCTCGCCTCCACCAGCGGCATCGCGGGCAACCGCGGGCAGACCAACTACGGGTTCACCAAGGCCGGGGTCATCGGGCACACCGAGGCGACGGCCGCGCTGCTGGCCGAGCACGGCGGCACGGCCAACGCCGTCGCGCCCGGGTTCATCGAGACCGACATGACGCGGCACATCCCGTTCGTGCCGCGGCAGGTGGCGCGCCGGGTGAACTCGCTGCAGCAGGGCGGTCAGCCGGTCGACGTCGCGGAGGCCGTCGCCTTCCTCGCCTCGCCGCTCGCGGCGGGCGTCACCGGCCAGACGCTGCGGGTCTGCGGGCAGAACATGGTCGGGCGATGACCGCCGTCCTGGCGACGTCCGACGGCGCAGGGCTCGAGATCGAGACCCTGCCGGCGATGCCGGGCCTCGCGGGCCTGTACGCGAAGGGGGCCGCGTCGTCGGGCCTCATCGCAGCAGGGCGCGCGCTGCCCGCGATCCCCGGGCTCGGCTCGGGCACCCCGGCGGCCGAGGACGGTGCGCTCACCCTGCCGGGCGTGGTGCACCGGGTCGCGAACGTGCCGACCGCCGGGCTGCGCACGCACCTGCGCGACTACCAGCGGCTGCTGCACGAGCCCGTCTCGGAGCTGCTGCCCGCGGGCTACCTGCACGTGCTCGCATTCCCGCTGGCCACGTCCGTGATGGTGCGCGGCGACTTCCCGCTGCCGCTGCTCGGCATGGTGCACCTGGCCAACGACGCGTCGCTGCTGCGGCCCGTCACGCTCGGCGACGTGCTGGAGGTGCGGGCCTGGGCCGAGCGGCTGCGGCCGCACCGGCGCGGCGTGCAGCTCGACGTCGTCGCGGAGATCCGGGTCGGGGACGAGGTCGCCTGGCGCGGGGCCTCCACCTACCTGGCCCGCGGCTTCGAGGTGCCCGACGACTCTGCCGACCCCGCCGGCACTGCCGGTTCTGCCGGCTCTGCGGTCGAGGACCGCGCCCCGGCGGGCACCTGGGCGCCTCCGCTGCCGACCGGCCGCTGGGCGCTCGCGGGCGGCACCGGGCGGGCCTACGCGGCGATCTCCGGCGACCGGAACCCGATCCATCTGTCGGCGCTGTCGGCGAAGGCGTTCGGGTTCCCGCGGGCGATCGCGCACGGCATGTACACCGCCGCGCGGGCGCTGGCCGAGGTAGGCCCCGGCCACGGGACCACCTACCGATGGACGGTGGAGTTCGGCAAGCCGGTGCTGCTGCCCGGCACGGTGGACGTCGCGATCACCCCGTCCGACGACGGCTTCGCGTACGTCGGCTGGAACGCCGGGCGGCGGCTGCGGCACTTCACGGGCGCGGTCACTCCGCTGTAGCGGGAGTCTGCGAGCCCTTCCTCGGTGGTTGAGCCTGTCGAAACCACCTGCCCACGGTCGGCCCACCCGGACCTCCTGATAGCACCTCCTATCAGGAGGTCCGGCATCGATCTCCTGGTCGATCCTGACGGGAGTCCGTCGCACCACTCCTGCGTTGAGACAGCCCTAGTCTTGTCAGCGCCGTACGCCACACTCATGGCGTGCTGTTTGCATACGTCGACGAGACCGCCAACCAGGCCCACTACCGTGCGGTCGCGCTCGTCGTACCCGAGGCGAAGGTCGGGGCCCTCACTCAAGGCCTCGACGATGTCGTCGAGAGCGCGGCCAAGGTCCATGAGGGTGTAGCGGCGGAGTTCGAGCTGCACGGCCACGACGTGTTTCAGGCAACCGAGGAATGGTCCGTGATGAAGCGCAAGGTCCGTGCGCGCATCGCGATCTATCGGCAGAGCCTCGAGGTCGTCGCCTCCACCGCCGAGGCCATCTACGTCGAGGGCCTGGACCGCGGCCGGTTCCGTGATCGCTATGCCGATGAGCGCGACGAGCACCAGACCTGCCTGTTGCACCTGCTGGAGAAGATCAACGCGCACGCGAGGCGTCGAGGCGAGCACATCGTGGTCGTTGCCGACGAGCACAACACCGCGCTGGCCACCCAGGACGCCCTCCGGCGCGCCCGACGCGAGCCCATCTGGGGCTACCGAGGGCGCCCGGACCGGCTTGTCGACACCATCTACTTCGTCTCGTCTGCAATGAGTCGACCGGTACAGGCCGTCGACATGGTCGCCTTCCTGCACCAACGTCGGGCCGACGCCGTGGAGCCTGACCCACGGGCGACGGCAGCCAACGATGCGCTCTGGAGGGTTCTGGCCGACGTCCCCTCTGCGAGACCGGCTGTGGGAACCGTAGACGCACGACAGCCCCCACCGTGCGGTGGAGGCTGAAGGCGGGGCGCTCAGGATCTCTCCCTATCGCGCACGTCCAGACTACCCGACACCGATCGACGAAGAAAGGCTCGCCGTGGCCGACGGTCACGGCGCGGACCGGCTCAGTAGGTTGGCCCCATGACCGAGCTGCACGAGCGGACCGCCGTCGACCTGCGCGAGCTGCTGCTGGGCGGCAGCGTGTCCCCTGTCGAGCTGACGGAGCACTACCTCGCGCGGGTCGCGGCTCGGAACGACCGGCTCGGGGCGTTCGCCACCGTCACGGCCGACGCCGCGCGCGAGCGGGCGGCCGCGCTGACCCGGGAGCGGGCCGCCGGTGAGGCACTCGACGACGACGTCGACCAGGTGCTGTGGGGCCTGCCCTCGGGCGACAAGGACCTGTGGGACCGCGCCGGGGTGCCCACGGGCTTCGGGTCGCGGGCGTTCGCCGGGCCGTACGCGTACGTGCCCGACGTGAGCAGCGACGTCGTCGCCCAGCTCGACGCGGCCGGGACGGTCAGCCTGGGCAAGACCGCCGCACCCGAGCTCGGCTTCCCCGCCTACACCGAAGGGCTCGGGTTCCCGCCCGCCCGCAACCCGTGGGACCCGACGCGCACCGCGGGCGGTTCCAGCGGGGGCGCGGCCGTCGCCGTCGCGGCCGGCATGCTGCCTTTCGCTCCAGGGTCCGACGGCGGTGGGTCGATCCGCATCCCGGCGGCGGCCTGCGGCGTCGTCGGGCTCAAGCCGACCCGCGGGCTGCTGCCGGCGGGTGGCGGCGTCGACTCCGTGGGCGGACTGGTGGTCACCGGGCCGATCGCCCGCACCGTCGCGGACGCCGCGCTGCTGCTCGAAGGGATGATCGCGCGCGGTCCCGACGGCGCGGCGGCGCACCCTTACACGCTGCGGCAGGCCGCCGGCGAGCGGTGGTCGTACGTGGACGCGGCGACGGGAGGCGCGGGCCGGAAGTTCCGCCTGGCGGTGTCCACGTTCAGCCCGTGGACCGGGTTCTACGACATCACCCCCACCCCCGAGGCCCTCGCCGCGCACTACGCCGGGGTGACCGCGCTCGCCGGGCTGGGCCACGACCTCACGGATCTCGTGCGCGAGCCCGACGCGACCTACGCGCCCGCGTTCCGCACCCTGTGGATGGCCGGCGCCGCGGCCCTGCCCATCGACGATCCCGAACGCCTCGCCCTGCTCGAACCGCTCACCCGGTGGCTCGTCGGCGTCGGGCGCAAGGTCACCGCCCGCGAGCTCGTCGAGGCGCTGCGGGCGCTCGCCGCGTTCGAGCGCACCACGCTTGAACGCATCGCCCCGTACGACGCCGTCGTGCTCCCGGCCCTGGGCATGGTGCCGCCGGAGCTCGGCTGGTTCGACGCGCAGGATCCCGAACGCAACTTCGAGCAGCAGTGCCAGTTCACGCCGTACACGTCGATGGTCAACGTGACCGGGCTGCCCGCGATCACCGTGCCGACCCAGTGGACGGCACCCACGCCCACGGCCCCGGCGGGGATGCCGATGGGCATCCAGCTCGTGGGCCGCCCCGGCGGGGAGCACACGCTGCTGGAGATCGCCGCCCAGCTCGAAGACACCCTGCGCTGGCCGGAGCGCCGTCCGCCGACGTGGTGACCCGGCGGGCCTCGGTGCGTCAGGGGACCGTCGGGGTGCAGCCCGTCGGGTCGCCCAGGGCGGCCGTGGCCAGGAGGCCGTCGAGGCCCAGGCCCTCGGGGACGGGGCGCGGGTCGTCCACCACCACCCACAGGCCGTCGACGACGTCGTACTGCGCCTGCGGGCCGTGCTCGACCAGGGCGGCGACGGCCGCGATGAGCCGCTCGACGTCGGAGCCGGGCGTCCCGACGCCGACGGACGCGCGCACGGCCCCGGCGTCGAAGCCGAGGCGGCCGAGCAGCGGGTGCGCGCAGAACCGGCCGTCGCGCACGCCGATGCCGTGCTCGGCCGAGAGGTACGCGGCCACGAGCCCCGGGTCGTAGCCCGTGACCGTGAAGGTCACCACGCCGACGGGGTCGACGGCGTCGTCCCAGCAGCGCACCACCTGGACGCGGTCGAGGTTCCCGAGCCCGACGACGAGGCGGTCCCGCAGGGCGGCCTCGTGCAGGGCGAGCTCGGCCGGGTCGACGGCGCGCAGCGCGTCGGCGGCGGCCGCGAGCGCCACCGCGCCGATGACGTTGGGCGAGCCGGCCTCGTGGCGGGCGGGCCCGTCGTGCCAGGCGGTCTCGGTGACGCGCACGCGCTTCACGGCACCGCCGCCCGCGAGGTAGGGCGTCCCGGCGTCGAGCCAGTCGCGGCGGCCCACCAGCGCACCGGCGCCGTAGGGGGCGTACGTCTTGTGGCCGGAGTAGGCGACGTAGTCGACGCCGGTCTCGGCGAGGGAGAACGGGCGGTGCGGCACGAGCTGGGCGCCGTCGAGCACCACGCGGGCGCCGGCGGCGTGGGCGGCCTCGACCACCGCGGCCACGGGCAGGGACTCGCCGGTGACGTTGGAGGCGCCGGTGGTCGCCACGAGGGCGTAAGGGCCGCTCTCGCGCAGCTCGTCGCGCAGCGCCGCGAGCGTCGCGGCCACCGACGGGCCGCCGGTCAGCACGGTGGTGTCCGTGGTGCGCTGCCAGGGCAGCAGGTTGGCGTGGTGCTCGATGTCGAGGACGAGCACGCGGCCGGGCTGCCCGGTGGCAGGGTCGGCGGGCAGGCATCCGGCGAGCAGGTTCAGGGCGTCGGTGGTGTTGCGGGTGACGATGACGCCGTCGTCGTCGCGCGCGCCGACGAACGCGCCGATGGTGCGGCGCGCCTGCTCGTACAGGGCGGTGGACACCTGGGAGAGGTAGCCGGCGCCGCGGTGCACGGAGGCGTAGAGCGGCAGCACGCGGGCGACGTGGTCGGCGACGGCCTCGAGCGCGGGCGCGGAGGCGGCGACGTCGAGGTTGGCGTACGGGACCCGGCGTCCGTCGACGAGCGGCACGAGCGTGTCGGCGCCGACGACGGGCAGCGCGGGCGCGATGCCGTCGACACGGGCGGGGGCGTAGGTGGGGCTGGCGTGCTCGGCCACGGCGGTCGCAGCAGTCATGGCGGTCTCCTCTCGGCGCTTGCCGCGCGGGAGTGCCCGCACGGCCTGGTCGTCACCCGGGGCACCCCGCCGCGGAGGGAGGGTTGCCGGCCAGCGAGCCGGGGCTTGACGCTGGCACTCATGACCTGGGGAGCAGCCTGACCGCTGAGCCCGCGGATCGTCAACCGGGAACGCGGCGCGTTCCGGCATGCGGGACCGCGTTCCGAGACAGCGGCTCCGGCCCTGCACGTTCGGGGATACGATCGCCGCGACCATCCCGAGCGGCCGAGTGACGTGGCACGTCGACGCCGCAGCAACCCTGTGCCGCAGGGTGCTCCCGCCACGACCGATGGAGGCAGTCATGACCCAGCTCGACGTCGTCCCCGCCCAGGGATACGCCGGTGACATCACGCCCGAGCAGACGTGGGAACTGCTCACCACCGACCCCAGCGTCGTCCTGGTGGATGTTCGCACGCGGGCCGAGTGGGAGCACGTCGGCGTGCCCGACGTCGCGAGCGTCGGCAAGCGCACCGTGTTCACCCAGTGGGTGCTCAACAACGGCACCCCCAACCCCGGGTTCCTCGCGGACCTCAAGGCCGGGCTCGCCGAGGCGGGCGTCGGCGAGGATGCCACGTTCGTGTTCCTGTGCCGCTCGGGCCAGCGTTCGATCGCCGCCGCCCGCGTGGCCACGGCTGCGGGCCTCGGGCCGTCGTACAACGTGCTTCAGGGCTTCGAGGGCGCGCCGGGGATCTCGGGCGCCCGCGACGTCGAGGGCTGGAAGGTCGCCGGGCTGCCGTGGCGCACCACGTTCGCCGGAGGCGAGCCCGCAGGCGACGCGCGATGACGGTGCCTCACCCCATCGTCACCGGCCCCGCCGCCGACGCCACGCGTCCCGGCGGCTCGGGCCGGGGGCCGCTCCCGGCGAGCGCCCGGCCGCGCACCCTCGCGGTGCGCGGCGGTCACCGCCGCTCGGAGTTCCAGGAGACGTCGGAGCCCATCTACCTCACGCAGGGCTACACGTACGACTCGGCCGCCGACGCCGAGGCGGCGTTCGCCGGCGAGCTGCCGCGGTTCGTGTACTCGCGCTACGGCAACCCGACCGTGCACGCCTTCGAGGAGCGGCTGCGGCTGATCGAGGGCCCCGAGGCCGAGGCCTGCTACGCCACCGCGACCGGGATGAGCGCCGTGTTCACCACGCTCGCGGCGCTGGTCAAGGCCGGGTCCCGGATCGTGTCCGCGCGCGCTCTGTTCGGCTCGACGAACGTCATCTACGACGAGATCCTCGCCAAGTGGGGCGTGACCGTCGACCTGGTGGACGGGCACGTGCTCTCCCAGTGGGAAGAGGCGCTGTCCCGCCCCGCCGACGTGGTGTTCTTCGAGTCGCCGTCCAACCCCATGCAGGACCTCGTCGACGTGCGCCGCGTCGCCGAGCTGGGGCACGCGGCGGGCGCCGTCGTCGTCGTCGACAACGTGTTCGCGACCCCGGTGCTGCAGAAGCCGCTGCAGCTCGGCGCCGACGTCGTCGTCTACTCGGCGACCAAGCACATCGACGGGCAGGGCCGCGTGCTGGGCGGGGCGATCCTCGGGACGCGCGAGTTCCTCGAGGGCCCCGTGCAGACGTTCATCCGCAACACCGGCCCGTCGCTGTCGGCGTTCAACGCGTGGGTGCTGCTCAAAGGGCTGGAGACGCTGGACCTGCGCGTGCGCGCGCAGTCGGACGCGGCCCTCCAGGTCGCGACGGCCCTCGACTCCCTGCCAGGGCTGACGGCGGTGCGCTACCCGTTCCTCGCGTCGCACCCGCAGCACGAGCTCGCCGTGGCGCAGCAGTCGGGCGGCGGCACCGTGGTGACGTTCGACCTTGCCGTGCCGGCCGGGACGGACCCGGTCGAGGCGAAGAAGCGCACGTTCCGGTTCCTCGACGGCCTGCAGATCGTCGACATCTCCAACAACCTCGGCGACGCCAAGTCGATGGTCACGCACCCGGCGACCACGACCCACCGCAAGCTCGGCCCCGCCGGCCGCGCCGCCGTGGGCATCGCGGAGACGACGGTCCGCCTGTCGGTGGGCCTCGAGGACCCGCAGGACATCATCGACGACGTCGAGCAGGCCCTCGCAACCTCCCTTTGAACGTACGCGCGGCTGGCGTTCTGGCCCCGAAACCGCCAGTCGCGCATACGTTCAATCGGAGGGGAAACGCAGCACCGCCTGGTCCGGTGCCAGACGTCCCGGTTCCCACACGGCGCGGCGCAGGATCGGCTCGACCAGGCGCGGCAGGGCGCCGCGCCACACGTCGGCGGCGGTGACGCGGACGAGCTGGATGCCGCCCGTCACCAGGGCGTTCTGGCGCGTGCGGTCATGAAGGAGGGCCTCGGGGCGTGAGTGCGGGTCCGCGCCGTCGATCTCCGCGACGAGCCAGCGGTCCGCCCCCAGCCACCACGCCAGGTCACATCGCGCGACAAAGCGTCCGGCCGCGTCGACGACCTCCAGCTGCAGCACGTCGGGCGGGACCCCGACGTCGATGCAGCTCAGCCTGCCCGCCGACTCGAGCGTCGACTCGGCACGCGAGTCGGCGAGCGCCCAGACGTCGTGGGTCCGCTCCACGCCGCGTCGCCCGCGGGCCCGCTCGTGGGCGGCCGCCACGCCCGCCGCGTCGATCAGGCCGCGGTGCAGCGCGCTGTCGAGGACCGCGAGAGCGCGTCGTCGGCCCAGGTCGGAGACCGACTGCACCAGCGCGTCTGCCA
The Xylanimonas cellulosilytica DSM 15894 DNA segment above includes these coding regions:
- a CDS encoding acyl-CoA dehydrogenase, whose product is MTTTSDPTTQAAAPAADRPETAAAPAPAPAAATATTGPARPGPRIDVTALHDSLLGRWPQWRSAARAHAAEPRFWKDESLSMAEHRKRVLAQCHQLAEDPRHQVWLGFPERLGGGGSPGANLAGFEELAIGDPSLQIKAGVQWGLFASAIWQLGTPEQQDRWLPGAMDLSVPGAFAMTETGHGSDVAAVGTTATYDPDTQEFVIHTPFRGAWKDYLGNGAEDGLAATVFARLVTGGVDYGVHCFYVPIRSSDGEFLPGVGGEDDGLKGGLRGIDNGRLWFDQVRVPRENLLARYGQVAEDGTYTSPIASPGRRFFTMLGALVQGRVSLDGAAGTASRIGLAIAVRYGSVRRQFAAATPDEEVVLLDYATHRRRLIPRIAETYALHYAHERLLDLFDDVFSGREDTEDKRADLETMAAAMKATSTAFALDTLQECREACGGAGFLTENRITSLRADLDVYATFEGDNTVLLQLVAKRLVGDFGKSLGAQVTTPEGKARFVAGRAVDTLLHRTPLRRAAQTVADVVTRPGAVFDVETQRALLADRVAAKVEAVALALRPARKADPVTAQRIFDRHQVALLDAARSHAEQVRWELFTEAVDATPDAGTRTVLGWLRDVYALTVVERDLGWFVVNGRLAASRARALEAELDALLRRLRPHALDLVAAWGLTDDHLRAAVATGAEKARQDEAREYYAAQRAAGTAPQTEKSARKSAKS
- a CDS encoding TetR/AcrR family transcriptional regulator encodes the protein MTRDQDGRSTRWDDHRAARRAELVNAARKAVHRHGPGVSMDDIAAAAGTSKSIVYRYFADKAGLRLAVATAVVGDMHDALVRAAADAPTPLGGLRAMVRVYLEMIEHSPRVYWFVTRTSIAGVEPEPDDLPGGEAPLAAYLDSVIEIVARPFAELAGVPDDVAAAWAAGAVGHVRGAGEWWLGHREAGTTTLTREELTEHVTLWLWRGPVGVLHPTDHATNHLPTHATTHATTQGIRR
- a CDS encoding acetyl-CoA C-acetyltransferase produces the protein MATRSPRPTHPPVRDAVVVGGNRIPFARAGKAYGDASNHELLTAAVEGLVARFGLQGERLGEVVAGAVLKHSRDFNLVRECVLGSSLSPQTPAYDVQQACATGLEAAIAVTNKIKLGQIDSGIAGGTDTISDAPVAVSDGLRRALLDASHAKTLQGRLKALAKLRPADLKPLTPATDEPRTGLSMGEHQAVTTARWGVSREDQDQVALASHQNLARAWDEGFFDDLVTPFRGLTRDDNLRPDTSLEKLGTLRPVFGKALGTAEPTMTAGNSTPLTDGASAVLLASREWAAAHDLPVLARFVDAETAAVDFVHGHEGLLMAPAHAVPRLLARNGLKLGDIDFFEIHEAFASTVLTTLAAWEDDEYCRTELGLPGALGPVDRAKINVNGSSLAAGHPFAATGGRILAAAAKLVSQRAAATGKPARALISVCAAGGLGATALIESV
- a CDS encoding 3-oxoacyl-ACP reductase, which gives rise to MTDMYTKAVNTGLGKTVAAKLGLPRPALLRRHQPGATLTVGPVLLVADAASATTATAVGGVLRGWGLDVTDRFEGSVPDRGPEPTNGHPTHESVAAAEGETRWGAIVLVVSEVARPADASAAVLALPKALKRLAPHGRVVTVSRAAAPGDAPELAAARRGFDGFLRSLAKELRAGATGNGIVLADGIPADHPSARAALRFFLSAKSAFVDGQLLTVGSADAGHVESAQAWERPLEGKVAVVTGAARGIGAAIAKTLARDGATVVCVDVPAAGEGLARTANAVRGTALQLDVTAPDAGERIIEHARTRHGRLDVVVHNAGILRDKLLANMDPARWDSVVAVNVEAQLRINEALLAAAARGDVDGLRIVSLASTSGIAGNRGQTNYGFTKAGVIGHTEATAALLAEHGGTANAVAPGFIETDMTRHIPFVPRQVARRVNSLQQGGQPVDVAEAVAFLASPLAAGVTGQTLRVCGQNMVGR
- a CDS encoding MaoC/PaaZ C-terminal domain-containing protein produces the protein MTAVLATSDGAGLEIETLPAMPGLAGLYAKGAASSGLIAAGRALPAIPGLGSGTPAAEDGALTLPGVVHRVANVPTAGLRTHLRDYQRLLHEPVSELLPAGYLHVLAFPLATSVMVRGDFPLPLLGMVHLANDASLLRPVTLGDVLEVRAWAERLRPHRRGVQLDVVAEIRVGDEVAWRGASTYLARGFEVPDDSADPAGTAGSAGSAVEDRAPAGTWAPPLPTGRWALAGGTGRAYAAISGDRNPIHLSALSAKAFGFPRAIAHGMYTAARALAEVGPGHGTTYRWTVEFGKPVLLPGTVDVAITPSDDGFAYVGWNAGRRLRHFTGAVTPL
- a CDS encoding DUF3800 domain-containing protein — protein: MLFAYVDETANQAHYRAVALVVPEAKVGALTQGLDDVVESAAKVHEGVAAEFELHGHDVFQATEEWSVMKRKVRARIAIYRQSLEVVASTAEAIYVEGLDRGRFRDRYADERDEHQTCLLHLLEKINAHARRRGEHIVVVADEHNTALATQDALRRARREPIWGYRGRPDRLVDTIYFVSSAMSRPVQAVDMVAFLHQRRADAVEPDPRATAANDALWRVLADVPSARPAVGTVDARQPPPCGGG